From Carboxydothermus pertinax:
CTTTTCGTGAAGAAGGCAGAGTAGTTATAGCTAATTAGAAATGGAGGACCAGTCGTTGAATATTTTAGTTCTTGGTGATATTGTTGGCCGTGTAGGAAGAAAGGGTGTTAAAGAAGTAATCCCTAAAATTTTAGAAAAATACTCGGTGGATTTTATTATAGCTAACGGTGAAAATGCGGCAGGAGGTAATGGAATAACACCAGAAATTGCCAAGGAACTTTTTGCTATGGGAATAAATGTCTTAACTATGGGTAATCATACCTGGGATAAAAAGGAATTATTTGCTATTATAAACGATGAAACCCGGATTATACGTCCAGCCAATTACCCCCCAGGTACTCCAGGACAGGGCTACGGAATTTTTAAAGTCAAGGGTAAAAGTATTGCGGTGGTAAACTTAATGGGACGGGTTTTTATGTCCGACTTAGACTGCCCCTTTCGTAAAATGGATGAATTATTATCGGAATTACATAAGGCTGATTATATAGTTGTTGACTTTCATGCCGAGGCAACTTCCGAAAAAGTGGCTCTTGGTTGGTATTTAGATGGTAAAGTATCTTTAGTTTTTGGTACCCATACCCATGTTCCTACTGCCGATGAAAGGATTTTACCAGGGGGAACTGCTTATATTACCGACATTGGTATGAGCGGCCCTATAAATTCGGTCATAGGGGTAAAAACCAATTTAGTTTTGCAAAAGTTTTTAACCCAAATGCCCCAGAGATTTGAAAGTGCGAGCGGTCCTTATATTGTTTCAGGAATTGTGGTCAAACTAGGCCAAAGGGGCATGGCCGAAGATATAATCCGTATACAATATATCGAACGCGAGTAGGCCATTTGTCGAACTTTAACCTATAGGGGAAGCAAAAATTTTAAAAAAAATTTAAAAATAAAAAAGGAAATTTCATTAAGATAGCGAATATATTGTTATACCAAATATAGTAAAAAACACAAACTAAGGAGGTTTGCCAATGGAAGTGTTGAAAGTTTCAGCAAAGTCTAATCCAAATTCGGTAGCCGGTGCTTTAGCTGGGGTTATCCGGGAAAGGGGCAGTGCGGAATTGCAAGCTATTGGTGCAGGGGCTATTAATCAAGCGGTAAAAGCTGTGGCGATTGCCCGGGGTTATGTAGCGCCCAGCGGCTTGGATTTGGTATGTATCCCTGCCTTCACCGACATTGTTATTGATGGTGAAGAACGGACTGCCATAAAGCTTATTATTCAGCCCCGATAAATAGTTTGGCACTTATTGAGATTTTATGCCTGTTTATCTCATTAGATAGACAGGCATTTATTCTTTTTTAAGGAGTGGGTTAAAGTGATTATTGATTGTCATTTGGATTCATTATTGTTTTATTACAATAAAAGACAAAATTTTTTTAAAGAAATTTGTCTTGATGCCCAGGCAAACTGGGATTCTTTAAAAAAGATGGATGCAATACCATTTCTGGCAATTTATATTGAAGAAAAATATAAACCCACTCATGCTTGGGAAAGATTTTTAGAAATTTATCATTTTTACCGGGAAGATATAAATAACCATTGCCGTTTGCAGGAAAAGCCCCGCTTTTACTTGAGTATTGAAGGTGGGGAGGTGCTAGAAAACAGTCTTTTAAAGATTGAGGTTTTAAAAGAAATGGGGATTATAGCCCTTACTCTTACCTGGAATTACCGTAATTTGATTGCTGATGGAGTACTAGAAAAAAATCCAGAAGGTCTTACCAATTTTGGCCGAAAAGTAGTGTTAGAATTAAACCGCCAAAAAATATTAATTGATGCGGCACACCTTGCTGAACCAGGTTTTTGGGATTTAATTGAACTAGCGGAAAAACCATTCCTTGTGTCTCATGCTAACGCTCGAGCCCTTTGTGATCATCCTCGGAATCTTACGGATCAGCAGATTAAAGCTTTAGCAGCAAAAGGTGGAGTAATAGGGCTTAGCTTTGTACCAGGATTTGTTTCTTTAACAAACCCTGATCTTACGCAATTAGTTGCCCATTTTGTGCATATTGCAGAAATTGCGGGAGTAGAGGTTTTAGCCCTGGGGTCTGATTTTGATGGCATGGAAGAACGCCTTTTGGGCCTGGAATGTTCAGAAAAGTACTTGGCTTTAAAAGAAAAACTACAAAAAGCAGGTTTTACTTCGGAAGAGATAGAAAAAATCTTTTATAAGAATATTGCTAGAGTTTTAGAGGAAGTGTTATATTAATTTTAAAAATTAAAGGTGGGTAGGGGATGAAGTTTACCACAGGAATTTTTGATGAGTTGGCTCTACAAGTAAAAAAAATTGCAAAGGTTATGGATGTTATAAATTTAAGCATTGGAAGCCCAGATTTGCCTCCGCATCCCAAAATAATTGAAGTGTTAACCCGAGAAGTTCAAAATCCTCAAAATTATGGCTACACTTTAAATCCGGGATTAGAAGAGTTACGAGAAGCCTTGGTTTTCTGGTACCGGCATAAATACCGGGTTTTTTTAGAAGTTAACGAAACTATTGTTTTACTTGGTTCTCAAGAAGGTTTAGCTCATTTACCTCTTGCTATAATAAATCCTGGGGAATTAGTCATGGTTCCCAATCCTGGTTATCCTATATATGAAGCAGCTGCAAAGTTAGCTGGTGCTAAAATTTTTTATTATCCTCTTACTGAAGAAAATAATTTTTTATTGGAAATCGAAAAAATACCAGAAGAGATTCTTAAAGCCACTAAACTTATTTTCTTAAATTACCCTAATAATCCCCTTACTGTTCTTGCCAGTTATGATTTTTTTGAAAAAATGGTGTTTTACGCTAAAAAATATGAATTTATTGTAGTTAACGATTTAGCTTACGGTGAACTTACCTTTGACCAAGCCAAAAGTATCAGTTTATTGGAAATTCCCGGAGCAAAGGATGTGGCCCTTGAATTTACTTCCGTTTCCAAGTCCTTTAACCTAGCTGGTATAAGGCTTGGATTTGCTGCAGGAAATCCAAAATTAATTTCTAAATTAACCTTATTAAAGTCAAACATTGATTATGGTGTTTTTAAACCTTTTCAAAAAGCTGCCATTGAAGCTTTTAAGTATCGAGATATTATTATCTCTGATTTAGTAAAAACCTATGAAAGTAGAAGAAAGGTATTAATAGATTCCTTAAAGAAATGGGGTTGGGAAGTAAAGCCTCCCTTAAGTACAATGTTCCTTTGGGCAAAACTTCCTTCAGGCTTTTCTGACTCAAAAGCCTTTGCCTTTAACCTTCTGTCCGAAACTGGAGTAGCAGTAACCCCAGGAATTGGTTTTGGAAGTCTTGGCGAAGGATACATTCGCATGGCTTTAGTCGCTGATGAAGAGAAACTTGTAGAGGCCGCAAAGCGAATAGGTAGCTATTTACAAGGAAGGAGCATAACATGAAAATTGCTATAGTGGATGGGCAAGGTGGAGGAATAGGGAAGTATCTTGTAGAAAGAATACGAAAAACCTTTGGGCAAGAGATAGAAATTTTAGCCCTGGGAACTAACAGTTATGCTACTTATAATATGTTAAAAGCTGGAGCTAATGAAGGAGCTACCGGGGAATCAGCTCTGGTTTATAATCTCAATCGGGTAGATATTGTCTTAGGTCCAGTAGGGATTCTTTTTCCTTATGGAATGCTAGGGGAAATAACTCCCGAGATGGCTAAAGCCCTTTCCTTAACTAATGCAAAAAAAATATTATTACCTTTAGCACGGGAAAATTACTTGTTTGCTGGAATTGGAGATTTGCCCCTACCCCATATGGTGGATGATTTACTTGAAATCTTAGCTGGAGAACTACAAAAAAAGAGTGGTAAATAATACCACTCTTATTTCTGAAGTTGTTGTTCGGCTAAGGTAATAAGCTTTTTTACCATATTACCGCCAATTTTGCCCCCTAGCCGACCTCCAACACGGCCACATTCCCGGGATGGAACTTCTCCCCAGTAGCCATCTTTAATTTGCTCGTAAATTCCAATTTCCTTTGCAGCTTCAATTTTCATCTTCTCTAATTTTTCTTTATAGGAGGCGTCATCGGTGCCGATACCTAATTCAGCGGCAACCTCATATTTTAAATTTTCCAATGGTGATTTCACCATTGTTACCACCTCCAATTATATTTTGTAACAAATTCAAGAATTTATTCGGACATATTTTAGATAACCCGTATAATTTTTTCAAAATGTGATATAATTGATAAAATAATGAAAGGAGGCAAAAAATGGAGTCAAAAATTTTTAAGGAAGGACTAACTTTTGATGATGTATTATTAATTCCTGCTAGGTCAGAAGTTTTACCTAAAGATGTAGATGTTACCACACGTTTTACCAAAAATATCAAATTAAATATTCCGATTGTTAGTGCAGGGATGGATACGGTAACGGAAGCACGGATGGCTATTGCTATAGCCAGGGAAGGTGGTATTGGGGTTATTCATAAAAATATGCCCATTGAAAAACAAGCTATGGAAGTTGATAAGGTAAAACGTTCGGAACACGGAATAATCAGTGACCCCATTTCTTTATCACCGGAGCATTTGATTTTAGATGCTTTGGAAATTATGGAACGTTATCACATTTCGGGAGTACCGATTACCGTTGACGGAAAATTAGTAGGTATAATTACCAATAGGGACCTAAGATTTGAGTCGGATTACAATAAAAAAATTGCTGATGTCATGACTAAAGATAATTTAATTACCGCTCCAGTAGGAACTAGTTTAAAAGAAGCTGAGCGGATCTTACAAAAACATAAAATTGAAAAGCTACCCTTGGTGGATGAAAATTTTCATTTAAAAGGCTTAATTACTATTAAGGATATTGAAAAAACCCGGAAATACCCCAATGCGGCAAAAGATGAGCGGGGAAGATTGCGGGTTGCAGCAGCGGTTGGAGTTAGCCGGGAGATGATGGACCGGGTGCAGGCCTTGGTAGAAGCCAAGGTTGATGCCATCGTTGTGGATACCGCCCATGGCCACTCCCGGGGAGTATTAGAAGCAGTATTTAAAATAAAGAATAAATATCCTGAAGTTGAAGTGGTTGCTGGTAACGTAGCTACTGCCGAAGCTACCGAAGACTTAATTAAAGCCGGAGCCGACGCGGTAAAGGTTGGAATTGGGCCCGGTTCAATTTGTACTACCCGGGTGGTAGCAGGTATAGGAGTTCCTCAAATTACAGCAGTTCTTGACTGTGCGGAAATTGCCAGCAAATATAATGTTCCCATCATTGCTGATGGTGGTATTAAATATTCCGGGGATATCACTAAAGCTCTAGCAGCAGGTGCTGATACAGTAATGCTTGGTAGTTTACTGGCTGGAACGGAAGAAAGTCCTGGAGAAATTGAAATCTGGCAAGGACGCAGTTATAAAGTATATCGTGGAATGGGATCTTTAGGGGCAATGAAAGAAGGAAGCAAAGACCGATACTTTCAGGAAAATGAGCAAAAACTTGTTCCCGAAGGGGTTGAAGGAAGAGTACCCTTTAAAGGACCGGTTACCGAAACTATCTTCCAATTAATTGGTGGGCTTCGAGCGGGAATGGGTTACTGTGGTGTTCGCAATATTGAAGAATTAAAAACCAAAACAAAGTTTATTAAAATTACCCCAGCAGGGCTTAGAGAAAGCCATCCTCATGATGTAACCATAACAAAAGAAGCGCCCAATTACAGTTTGTAATTGGGCAGCTCTTTTTCTTTGATATATTTTAAATCTTCCCAGTGTTTTACTAATACCCCCAGGGTTGTGTTTAAGATTTCCGGATTTAGGGAAGTTAAATTTAATAACTGGACTGTTTTTGCCATTTCCACAGTTTCCGCAATACTGGGTTTCTTTTTTAAGTCGCGGCTTCGCAGCCGATTGGCAAAGTCTACAATCTGCTCGGCTAATTTTTGCTCAATTCCCGGAACTTTATTTAAAATAATTTCTACCTCCCGCTTTCGTTCAGGATAATTAAGGTAAAGGTAAAGGCAACGCCGCCTTAAGGCATCGGAAAGCTCCCGGGAATTGTTACTGGTAATAACGATAAAGGGTGGGGTGTGAGCTTTTATTGTGCCCATTTCTGGAATTGTAATGGCATATTCGGCAAGAGTCTCTAAGAGAAAACTTTCAAACTCTTCATCGCTTTTATCAATTTCATCAATCAGTAGTATCGATTTACCGGGGAAGGTTAGTGCTTTTAAAAGAGGTCGAGGCAGCAGAAATTCTTCGCTGTATAAATCTTTTTTAACCTCTTGCCAGTTTGTTTTTACAGTCTGCAAAAATAACAGCTGTTTTTGGTAGTTCCATTCATAGAGAGCTTTTGTTTCATCAAGACCGGGATAACATTGCAACCTTAGGAGAGGGACATTCAAAGCCTGACTTAACGAAAGGGCAATTTCTGTTTTACCAACGCCAGCAGGCCCTTCAATTAAAAGAGGTTTTTGCAAGTTATAAGCAAGGTAAACAGCAGTTGCAATTTCTTGATCGCAAAAATAACCTACTTTATTTAAATTAAAAGCTACATCTTTCGGGTCTTTAAAATCCATAGCATTCCCTCCGTAATGGGTGATAATGATGTTAGAAATAATTCTAGACTTAATAAATTACCTGAGAAAGCAAGGAGTATCCTGTTCTCTAGCAGAAACATTAGACTTTTTTTATGCTCTTGGGGAAGTAAAACAACCTTTAAATTTTACAAACTTCAAGAATATTGCCAAAACGACTTTGGCAAAAACTTTTGAACAGCAAAAAATTTTGGATGATGTTTTTTCCTTTCTTCTCATTGAAGATTATAACTTAAATTTATCTATCTTTAAAGATAAAGGCGAAGATATTGGAGATTTGGGGCTGCCTTCCGGGCAGCTTGGACAAACCGATAGTTTATATTTTCTCCTTCGAATAAAAAGCACCGACGAACTCAAAAAACTTTTAGAAGCTGAGGAAAAC
This genomic window contains:
- a CDS encoding stage V sporulation protein S, which translates into the protein MEVLKVSAKSNPNSVAGALAGVIRERGSAELQAIGAGAINQAVKAVAIARGYVAPSGLDLVCIPAFTDIVIDGEERTAIKLIIQPR
- a CDS encoding aminotransferase class I/II-fold pyridoxal phosphate-dependent enzyme; the protein is MKFTTGIFDELALQVKKIAKVMDVINLSIGSPDLPPHPKIIEVLTREVQNPQNYGYTLNPGLEELREALVFWYRHKYRVFLEVNETIVLLGSQEGLAHLPLAIINPGELVMVPNPGYPIYEAAAKLAGAKIFYYPLTEENNFLLEIEKIPEEILKATKLIFLNYPNNPLTVLASYDFFEKMVFYAKKYEFIVVNDLAYGELTFDQAKSISLLEIPGAKDVALEFTSVSKSFNLAGIRLGFAAGNPKLISKLTLLKSNIDYGVFKPFQKAAIEAFKYRDIIISDLVKTYESRRKVLIDSLKKWGWEVKPPLSTMFLWAKLPSGFSDSKAFAFNLLSETGVAVTPGIGFGSLGEGYIRMALVADEEKLVEAAKRIGSYLQGRSIT
- a CDS encoding DUF3842 family protein, with the protein product MKIAIVDGQGGGIGKYLVERIRKTFGQEIEILALGTNSYATYNMLKAGANEGATGESALVYNLNRVDIVLGPVGILFPYGMLGEITPEMAKALSLTNAKKILLPLARENYLFAGIGDLPLPHMVDDLLEILAGELQKKSGK
- a CDS encoding alpha/beta-type small acid-soluble spore protein — translated: MVKSPLENLKYEVAAELGIGTDDASYKEKLEKMKIEAAKEIGIYEQIKDGYWGEVPSRECGRVGGRLGGKIGGNMVKKLITLAEQQLQK
- a CDS encoding dipeptidase; its protein translation is MIIDCHLDSLLFYYNKRQNFFKEICLDAQANWDSLKKMDAIPFLAIYIEEKYKPTHAWERFLEIYHFYREDINNHCRLQEKPRFYLSIEGGEVLENSLLKIEVLKEMGIIALTLTWNYRNLIADGVLEKNPEGLTNFGRKVVLELNRQKILIDAAHLAEPGFWDLIELAEKPFLVSHANARALCDHPRNLTDQQIKALAAKGGVIGLSFVPGFVSLTNPDLTQLVAHFVHIAEIAGVEVLALGSDFDGMEERLLGLECSEKYLALKEKLQKAGFTSEEIEKIFYKNIARVLEEVLY
- a CDS encoding AAA family ATPase, whose product is MDFKDPKDVAFNLNKVGYFCDQEIATAVYLAYNLQKPLLIEGPAGVGKTEIALSLSQALNVPLLRLQCYPGLDETKALYEWNYQKQLLFLQTVKTNWQEVKKDLYSEEFLLPRPLLKALTFPGKSILLIDEIDKSDEEFESFLLETLAEYAITIPEMGTIKAHTPPFIVITSNNSRELSDALRRRCLYLYLNYPERKREVEIILNKVPGIEQKLAEQIVDFANRLRSRDLKKKPSIAETVEMAKTVQLLNLTSLNPEILNTTLGVLVKHWEDLKYIKEKELPNYKL
- a CDS encoding TIGR00282 family metallophosphoesterase; the protein is MNILVLGDIVGRVGRKGVKEVIPKILEKYSVDFIIANGENAAGGNGITPEIAKELFAMGINVLTMGNHTWDKKELFAIINDETRIIRPANYPPGTPGQGYGIFKVKGKSIAVVNLMGRVFMSDLDCPFRKMDELLSELHKADYIVVDFHAEATSEKVALGWYLDGKVSLVFGTHTHVPTADERILPGGTAYITDIGMSGPINSVIGVKTNLVLQKFLTQMPQRFESASGPYIVSGIVVKLGQRGMAEDIIRIQYIERE
- the guaB gene encoding IMP dehydrogenase, with the protein product MESKIFKEGLTFDDVLLIPARSEVLPKDVDVTTRFTKNIKLNIPIVSAGMDTVTEARMAIAIAREGGIGVIHKNMPIEKQAMEVDKVKRSEHGIISDPISLSPEHLILDALEIMERYHISGVPITVDGKLVGIITNRDLRFESDYNKKIADVMTKDNLITAPVGTSLKEAERILQKHKIEKLPLVDENFHLKGLITIKDIEKTRKYPNAAKDERGRLRVAAAVGVSREMMDRVQALVEAKVDAIVVDTAHGHSRGVLEAVFKIKNKYPEVEVVAGNVATAEATEDLIKAGADAVKVGIGPGSICTTRVVAGIGVPQITAVLDCAEIASKYNVPIIADGGIKYSGDITKALAAGADTVMLGSLLAGTEESPGEIEIWQGRSYKVYRGMGSLGAMKEGSKDRYFQENEQKLVPEGVEGRVPFKGPVTETIFQLIGGLRAGMGYCGVRNIEELKTKTKFIKITPAGLRESHPHDVTITKEAPNYSL